Proteins encoded by one window of Fusarium graminearum PH-1 chromosome 1, whole genome shotgun sequence:
- a CDS encoding amino acid transporter arg-13 — MEPSPVSVEAAHAPALPVKAKTALTEALEDILYGSTAGAVGKYIEYPFDTVKVRLQSQPDHLPLRYTGPIDCFRQAIKSDGVLGLYRGITAPLVGAAAETSSLFVFESLGRELLFASNMASREQGLSLPHLWLTGAFSGAFTSFVLTPIELVKCRIQAPLLGDGSAGVPLRPIPVIKHVFRHEGLRGFWHGQLGTLIREAGGGSAWFGAKETVTSMFYQHKVKTATSAAEKQKILDTPLPFWQQAIAGASAGVSYNFLFFPADTIKSRMQTAAVSDLVQRRTFWQEGTILWQQHGIRGMYRGCGVTCIRSAPSSAFIFMVYDGLKRNFPLQ; from the exons ATGGAGCCGAGTCCTGTCTCTGTCGAGGCGGCCCATGCGCCTGCGCTCcctgtcaaagccaagacagcTCTTACGGAAGCACTCGAAGATATACTTTATGGATCG ACTGCCGGTGCCGTTGGCAAATACATCGAATACCCTTTCGACACAGTCAAGGTTCGACTGCAGAGCCAGCCCGACCATCTCCCGCTACGATATACTGGTCCAATAGATTGCTTCCGACAAGCTATCAAGAGCGATGGAGTTTTGGGTCTTTACCGGGGTATCACTGCTCCTCTGGTGGGCGCTGCCGCCGAAACTAGCAGTCTGTTCGTGTTTGAAAGTCTTGGTCGCGAACTGCTTTTTGCAAGCAACATGGCCTCTCGAGAACAGGGACTTTCATTGCCGCATCTTTGGTTGACTGGTGCTTTCTCTGGAGCCTTTACGTCTTTTGTTCTTACGCCAattgagcttgtcaagtGCAGGATCCAGGCCCCATTGTTGGGCGACGGCTCCGCTGGTGTTCCTCTCCGTCCCATTCCCGTCATCAAGCATGTCTTTCGTCATGAAGGCCTTCGCGGTTTCTGGCACGGTCAGCTCGGTACGCTGATTCGAGAGGCAGGCGGTGGTTCTGCTTGGTTCGGTGCCAAGGAGACGGTGACAAGCATGTTCTATCAGCACAAGGTGAAGACAGCTACATCAGCGgctgagaagcagaagatCCTTGATACCCCACTACCGTTCTGGCAACAGGCGATTGCTGGTGCATCGGCGGGTGTTTCATACaacttcttgttcttcccCGCGGACACAATCAAGTCACGAATGCAAACGGCCGCCGTCAGTGATCTTGTGCAACGACGAACATTCTGGCAAGAAGGCACTATACTGTGGCAGCAGCACGGTATTCGAGGCATGTACCGCGGCTGCGGTGTTACATGCATCCGGTCAGCGCCGAGCTCGGCCTTTATCTTCATGGTTTATGACGGATTAAAGCGAAACTTCCCCCTCCAATAA